A genome region from Anastrepha obliqua isolate idAnaObli1 chromosome 4, idAnaObli1_1.0, whole genome shotgun sequence includes the following:
- the LOC129244508 gene encoding tyrosine-protein kinase Shark has protein sequence MSSSQGYEINWFHPGLSRENAEKLILNECYEDGAFLIRECNSAVGDFVLTLLFQNKVCHYQIRRHGGDAFFSIDDKVKILHGLESLVEFYQMAANGLPTKLTTFVKKELPPNDARRHGTTNLLHRATKENNSTIVGELLKCGYRNVDAKNKDGQTALHLAAIHSDLTILKLILETDVNVNCIDVFGNMPLHYACQTKPGLFIRNIIKANANVQGRNIKNGYVPLHEAAKNGNLEAVKELLESHAPLLPRTTSGEFPIDLAREAGQVAVVNFLSDYKLPAAKTKKKLWYHGTLTREEAVNNLQRFAEKITVMSEEQLEHNFNVQQASNEGKLIDSSGCFLVRYSDRSGYVLTLLFEGQVKNFKISQSSKYLYIDEGPYLPTLEHLVEHFMHFNDGLPINLKYAVPPEPKPPQPLLSTLPRNKCKNKTLSNERMLDVELNVGKPNQTTIKKLQKNKYKENNLVLSNFSKIKSKVLTPSDGKTSHTESSMPQYMLEDFPCKGLTFSANFSSVETESLKGSAVDSSTIPPSSPNVALDDMYNVPKNNSAIEAEIGDEITLKYQGTKCQDISNNCYYKSKCDNWARIEAANHNVFVSQSNNRTEDIPEETHIHKPHAPLSDVTAEYFIPHENIEIGKLIGEGEFGSVYQGRLKECVPGLNKNNFDGEIAIKTLRDEHCRASKKDFLLEASVMIRLNHHCIVQLIGLSKRETLMMIQELVPLGSMLNFIQKNRKEIDPNRELKLWASQIACGMLYLESQHFVHRDLAARNILLSSFHQAKISDFGLSRALGTENDFYEAQHGGKWPIKWYAPESYKHGLFSHSSDVWSYGVTLWEMFSLGEVPYGEMLGSEAVQLIEDGKRLLRPTLCPANFYNIMENCWQYNPKDRPSFSFLMEFFIKDPDYQNIMELVKTRSIS, from the exons ATGAGTAGTTCGCAAGGATATGAAATCAATTGGTTTCATCCAGGGCTTTCGCGGGAGAACGCCGAAAAGCTAATATTAAATG AATGTTATGAGGATGGTGCCTTTTTAATACGGGAATGCAATTCAGCTGTGGGGGACTTCGTTCTAACGCTTCTGTTTCAG AATAAGGTGTGCCATTATCAGATCCGAAGACATGGTGGtgatgcatttttttcaattgacgataaagtaaaaattttgcacGGGCTTGAGTCACTTGTTGAATTTTATCAAATGGCCGCAAATGGCTTGCCAACGAAACTAACgacttttgttaaaaaagagTTACCACCAAACGATGCTCGCCGTCATGGTACTACCAACCTGTTGCACCGGGCAACAAAAGAGAATAATTCAACAATTGTTGGAGAGCTGTTAAAGTGTGGTTACCGCAATGTAGATGCTAAGAATAAGGATGGGCAAACAGCTCTACATTTGGCTGCTATTCACAGTGACTTGACTATACTAAAGCTTATTCTAGAAACCGACGTTAACGTGAATTGCATAGATGTGTTCGGAAATATGCCGCTGCAT TATGCATGCCAAACAAAACCAGGTTTATTCATCCGCAATATAATTAAAGCAAACGCGAATGTGCAAGGTCGGAACATTAAGAATGGCTATGTCCCCTTGCATGAAGCTGCTAAAAATGGAAATCTAGAAGCAGTGAAGGAATTATTAGAATCACATGCACCCCTACTACCGCGTACGACATCTGGAGAATTCCCAATTGATCTAGCTCGTGAAGCAGGTCAAGTTGcagttgtaaattttttgagTGACTATAAGTTGCCTGCtgccaaaactaaaaaaaaactctgGTATCATGGAACATTAACTCGTGAGGAAGCTGTTAATAATTTGCAGAGATTCGCTGAAAAGATTACCGTAATGTCGGAGGAACAATTAGAGCACAATTTCAATGTGCAACAAGCTTCGAATGAGGGAAAGCTCATCGATAGCTCTGGTTGTTTTTTGGTCCGATATTCTGACCGCTCCGGATATGTTTTGACGCTTCTTTTCGAAGGTCAGgttaagaattttaaaatttcacagtCG TCTAAATATTTGTACATTGATGAAGGACCATATTTGCCAACATTAGAGCACTTAGTCGAACATTTTATGCATTTCAATGATGGTCTGCCAATTAATTTAAAGTATGCAGTTCCACCAGAACCGAAACCACCCCAGCCTCTACTGTCTACTCTTCCTCGAAATAagtgtaaaaataaaactttaagcaATGAAAGAATGCTCGATGTGGAATTAAATGTCGGTAAACCCAATCAAACTACTATAAAAAAGCtacagaaaaacaaatataaagaaaataatttagtattaagtaatttttcaaaaattaaatcgaaAGTTTTAACACCCTCTGATGGAAAAACGTCTCACACGGAGTCATCAATGCCCCAATATATGTTGGAAGATTTTCCGTGTAAAGGACTCACGTTTTCTGCAAACTTTTCTAGTGTTGAAACTGAATCTTTAAAAGGCAGTGCGGTAGATTCTTCGACAATACCTCCCAGTTCGCCCAACGTAGCATTGGATGATATGTATAACGTTCCTAAAAATAATTCAGCAATAGAAGCAGAGATTGGCGatgaaattacattaaaatatcAAGGAACCAAATGCCAGGATATTTCCAATAActg CTATTACAAGTCAAAATGTGATAATTGGGCGCGTATTGAGGCTGCTAATCATAACGTATTTGTGTCTCAGAGCAATAATCGGACAGAAGATATTCCTGAAGAAACACATATCCATAAGCCACATGCTCCCTTGAG TGATGTCACCGCTGAGTACTTTATTCCTCACGAAAACATCGAAATAGGAAAACTTATTGGTGAAGGTGAATTTGGGTCCGTCTATCAAGGTCGTTTGAAAGAATGCGTCCCTggacttaataaaaataatttcgatgGCGAGATAGCAATCAAAACGCTGAGAGATGAGCATTGCCGCGCTAGTAAGAAGGATTTTTTACTTGAGGCCTCTGTGATGATTCGTTTAAATCATCATTGTATAGTCCAATTAATTGGACTATCTAAACGGGAGACTTTGATGATGATACAGGAGTTGGTCCCTCTTGGGTCGATgttaaactttatacaaaagaaCCGTAAAGAAATTGATCCAAACCGGGAATTGAAACTATGGGCGTCGCAAATAGCTTGtg GTATGCTCTATTTGGAGTCTCAACATTTTGTCCATCGTGATTTGGCAGCACGGAACATTCTATTATCATCATTCCATCAAGCAAAAATAAGTGACTTTGGTTTATCCCGCGCACTTGGGACGGAAAATGATTTCTATGAAGCCCAGCATGGTGGTAAATGGCCTATTAAATG gtaCGCGCCAGAGAGCTACAAACATGGACTTTTTTCGCATTCAAGTGATGTATGGTCCTACGGCGTAACATTATGGGAAATGTTTTCACTAGGGGAAGTACCTTACGGAGAAATGCTTGGTTCTGAAGCTGTACAATTAATTGAAGATGGCAAGCGTCTGCTTCGGCCAACGTTGTGCCCTGCTAATTTTTATAACATTATGGAAAATTGCTGGCAATACAATCCAAAAGATCGCccttcttttagttttttgatggaattttttatcaaagatCCCGATTATCAAAATATTATGGAATTAGTTAAGACGAGAAGTATTAGTTGA